Proteins from a single region of Styela clava chromosome 1, kaStyClav1.hap1.2, whole genome shotgun sequence:
- the LOC120344179 gene encoding uncharacterized protein LOC120344179, translating into MKSIILVFCIFIGFSAQYVSAQWVFGARTCLLNCNDRGRAFGSILSTCSCHESCEAEGRCCNDYWTYCSKSCYTRCGDGYHPLQQCQCYDNCTADHCCEDYKQICVQNIIPTFTTKATTMKPTEAPSTVSTTPRPKEKGYSYLTDRMIECEKGVPFTPCPINPCERSCAKHPDSLCLITECGSCEAKHFDLYGNEVNCYDPEYHCPNGQPIFDCGDLDLCSGTTCPGFPRAVCVPNKCGGCYYDFVDGKGNPVNCEIELPQRKCKNGLEEMECDPLPCSGKVCAADITATCRNVVCGECKAEFYDMFERIVDCNATASSICPDTCYRNPCRGAVCQAHPKAKCSPRKTLRCGACEPSFYLDGKRLKDIDCVIPDQCIDKTPCDRDPCLMHTCPGKDMICIANYCDGCNPLFFDKEGERIHQEDCYDISSLNLRKCPDGKAPQVCPIDLCVGQKCGDRYSAVCRPDECNNCELMFFDEEDNLLDCKEEKITCKDGREPLNCDFTVCESVECPGHDFAECIPDQCDECKVRFYGENMEELECVEEVTTTAETKPTPSPCPNGQPRKECSSQLCKTTSCESDPEAICKMNPCNDCELLFFDSRGRRISCDPKLAGTCEGECGNVHNKTRPCHCDYGCKERGDCCADFKQMCETCEGRCGVYKSFATCQCTADCRKNGDCCHDFGDKCLTRSCKGICNSQWNLLELCQCHPRCVRNRNCCMDYAKECA; encoded by the exons ATGAAGTCAATTATCTTAGTTTTCTGCATTTTCATCGGCTTTTCTGCCCAGTATGTCTCCGCTCAGTGGGTCTTTGGAGCAA gaaccTGCCTTTTAAATTGCAATGATAGAGGAAGAGCCTTCGGGTCTATTCTCAGTACCTGCAGTTGTCACGAGTCATGCGAAGCAGAAGGAAGGTGCTGCAATGACTACTGGACCTACTGCT CGAAATCGTGTTACACTAGATGTGGCGATGGATATCACCCATTGCAGCAGTGTCAGTGTTACGACAATTGTACAGCTGATCACTGTTGCGAAGACTATAAACAAATTTGCG TCCAAAACATAATACCTACCTTCACGACCAAAGCTACAACCATGAAGCCAACGGAAGCACCTTCTACTGTATCGACCACTCCACGGCCAAAAGAAAAGGGTTACAGTTATCTAACGG ATCGTATGATTGAATGTGAAAAGGGTGTGCCATTCACACCATGCCCTATCAACCCGTGTGAACGGTCTTGTGCCAAGCATCCAGACTCTCTCTGTCTGATTACAGAATGTGGATCATGTGAAGCAAAACACTTTGATTTATACGGAAATGAAGTAAACTGCTATGATCCAG AATATCATTGTCCAAATGGGCAACCAATATTTGATTGCGGAGACTTAGATTTGTGCTCGGGTACCACTTGCCCCGGATTTCCTCGTGCTGTCTGTGTTCCTAATAAGTGTGGTGGATGCTATTATGACTTTGTGGACGGAAAAGGAAACCCAGTAAATTGTGAAATAGAAT TACCGCAACGAAAATGTAAAAACGGATTGGAAGAAATGGAATGCGACCCACTGCCATGTAGCGGAAAAGTCTGCGCTGCCGATATCACCGCTACCTGTCGCAACGTTGTGTGTGGAGAATGCAAAGCTGAATTTTATGACATGTTCGAACGTATTGTTGACTGCAACGCAACAG CATCGTCTATTTGTCCTGACACGTGTTACCGAAATCCATGCAGAGGAGCCGTTTGTCAGGCACATCCGAAAGCAAAGTGTTCACCACGTAAAACATTAAGATGTGGAGCCTGTGAACCATCTTTTTATCTTGACGGAAAGCGACTGAAGGACATTGATTGTGTCATACCAG ATCAATGTATAGACAAAACGCCGTGTGACAGGGATCCATGTCTTATGCACACTTGTCCGGGAAAAGACATGATCTGTATAGCAAATTATTGTGACGGGTGTAATCCCTTGTTCTTCGATAAGGAGGGAGAGCGAATCCACCAGGAAGATTGCTACGATATTT CTTCTCTGAATTTGAGGAAATGTCCCGATGGCAAAGCACCACAGGTATGCCCCATTGATCTTTGTGTCGGTCAGAAATGTGGTGACCGGTATTCAGCTGTGTGCCGACCTGATGAATGCAATAACTGCGagttgatgttttttgacgaagAGGATAATTTACTTGATTGCAAAG agGAAAAAATTACATGCAAGGATGGGCGTGAGCCTCTGAATTGTGACTTCACCGTATGCGAATCGGTTGAGTGCCCAGGCCATGACTTTGCTGAATGTATTCCAGATCAATGCGATGAGTGCAAAGTACGGTTTTATGGTGAAAATATGGAAGAACTTGAGTGCGTTGAAG AAGTGACTACTACTGCTGAAACAAAGCCCACACCAAGTCCTTGTCCTAACGGACAACCACGTAAGGAATGCAGCAGTCAATTATGCAAAACTACGAGTTGCGAATCAGACCCAGAAGCTATTTGCAAGATGAATCCATGTAACGATTGTGAACTCTTGTTTTTCGACTCCAGAGGAAGACGCATAAGTTGCGATCCTAAATTGGCGG GTACGTGTGAAGGAGAATGTGGCAACGTTCATAATAAAACTAGACCTTGCCATTGTGATTATGGATGCAAAGAAAGAGGAGATTGCTGCGCTGATTTCAAGCAAATGT GTGAGACATGTGAAGGCAGATGTGGCGTATACAAATCGTTTGCTACATGCCAATGCACCGCTGATTGCAGGAAAAACGGGGATTGCTGCCACGATTTCGGTGATAAGT GTTTGACAAGATCATGCAAAGGGATATGTAATTCGCAATGGAACTTGCTGGAACTGTGCCAATGCCATCCACGATGCGTTCGAAACAGAAATTGCTGTATGGATTACGCCAAGGAATGTGCGTAA